The following coding sequences lie in one Periophthalmus magnuspinnatus isolate fPerMag1 chromosome 24, fPerMag1.2.pri, whole genome shotgun sequence genomic window:
- the LOC117392911 gene encoding uncharacterized protein LOC117392911, with protein sequence MALLEEIRGISSEAALQLEKVDCCTDRDIRLLTHNDLQELLPGLSNFKLRKKIYEAVHKKHPIQAVLNELKSFIPDEFLIDAFHSNGSLHDYLQMLKAVKSEVTHVQEFLDAHIDLLEKFSQKEDTKANEDEALISSVNHTPAVSPNVTKTNHSEYNLHSEKAQASPFMHNYSHHNYMAKATKPQLQATVRYKVSVSGNTLNRHMDLLEKIKSNNRDSLHLQEAKRDEDVQVTIVFCPVVSRAGTDVKTALSLIQDDKPIILVMMHHRHSGFVAPTGQRLDHNVVLVVNVFFHETVPGLVTCPQNDEAINKIQATLQSFSTNTGKRF encoded by the exons ATGGCATTACTGGAAGAGATCAGAGGGATCAGCAGTGAAGCAGCCCTTCAGCTGGAGA AAGTGGATTGTTGCACTGACCGAGACATTCGCTTACTCACCCACAATGACCTGCAAGAGCTCCTCCCTGGGctttcaaatttcaaattaaGGAAGAAAATCTATGAAGCTGTACACAAAAAG CATCCAATCCAGGCCGTTCTAAATGAGCTCAAAAGTTTTATTCCAGATGAGTTCCTGATAG ATGCTTTCCACAGCAATGGGTCACTTCATGACTATCTACAGATGCTTAAAGCAGTAAAAAGTGAAGTTACTCATGTTCAAGAGTTTCTAGATGCCCATATTGATCTACTGGAGAAATTTAGTCAAAAAGAGGATACGAAGGCCAATGAAG ATGAAGCTTTAATATCTTCAGTAAACCACACTCCTGCTGTGTCTCCCAATGTTACCAAAACCAATCATTCTGAGTATAACTTGCATTCAGAAAAAGCACAAG CTTCACCTTTCATGCATAATTATAGTCACCATAATTACATGGCTAAAGCTACAAAACCACAACTACAAG CCACCGTAAGATACAAAGTGAGTGTCAGTGGTAACACCCTGAACAGACACATGGACTTATTGGAAAAGATAAAAAGTAATAACCGTGATAGTCTGCATCTGCAAGAAGCTAAACGTGATGAGGATGTCCAGGTCACCATAGTCTTCTGTCCAGTTGTCTCTCGAGCAGGGACAGATGTAAAGACAGCCCTGAGCCTTATTCAAG ATGACAAACCAATCATTCTCGTGATGATGCATCACAGACATTCTGGATTTGTGGCTCCAACGGGACAAAGGCTTGACCACAATGTAGTGCTGGTAGTCAATGTTTTCTTTCATGAGACTGTACCTGGTTTAGTGACATGTCCACAAAATGATGAGGCCATAAACAAAATTCAAGCTACACTGCAGTCATTCAGTACAAATACTGGAAAACGTTTTTAG
- the LOC117392910 gene encoding uncharacterized protein LOC117392910, with amino-acid sequence MTHLLGQIKQINERAAWELEREGFTKDQDIRSLDRQDLLELLPGKDRLRVRKQIHELIRSSPPSNEKYSVDAILKNIRGLIPPDSLSNALSDDGPLEKYLSLLKGHRYQLMSVLEMIEAQIDLLERERGNPDAGKRNDVFNTNTVSTVYTVNTPSTNTGSWTSWLFPPQKRGNVPSAAANAPDSATGFQSKINTSLRTKPQIATVMYKMVVCGKTLDKHLDIIEKLKGPVPGHNINLQLQEVTDLNYQVILLFCPVVSRAGTDVEAALRQISSHKPLILVVMHHMHSPTSVAGPKTRSNIDLGVNVFFHETVNGLLKCPQNDDAITEIKTKLLECSTKRSCTN; translated from the exons ATGACACATTTACTGGGTcagataaaacaaataaatgaacgTGCAGCTTGGGAATTGGAAA GAGAAGGATTTACAAAGGACCAAGACATCAGGTCACTCGACAGACAAGACCTGCTGGAGCTGCTTCCTGGAAAAGACAGACTCAGAGTgagaaaacaaatacatgaaCTCATACGCAGTTCACCACCAAGTAACGAAAAG TATTCAGTTGATGCAATCCTTAAAAATATCAGAGGATTAATTCCACCGGACTCACTTTCAA ATGCTCTGTCTGACGATGGACCACTTGAAAAGtacctgtcacttctcaaaggTCATAGATATCAGCTAATGTCTGTGCTAGAAATGATTGAGGCACAAATTGATTTATTGGAGAGAGAACGAGGAAATCCTGATGCTGGAAAAAGAAATGATGTCTTTAATACAAATACAg TCTCAACAGTCTATACAGTAAATACTCCCTCCACAAATACTGGATCTTGGACATCTTGGTTATTTCCTCCGCAAAAAAGAG GAAATGTCCCCTCTGctgctgcaaatgcaccagattCTGCTACAGGTTTCCAATCAAAGATAAACACCagcctaaggacaaaaccacaAATAG CCACTGTCATGTACAAGATGGTGGTCTGTGGTAAAACACTGGACAAACATCTTGACATCATAGAGAAGTTAAAAGGTCCAGTTCCTGGACATAATATTAATCTTCAGCTGCAAGAAGTCACAGATCTGAACTACCAGGTCATCCTACTCTTCTGTCCAGTGGTCTCACGCGCAGGGACAGATGTGGAAGCAGCCCTGCGACAAATTTCAA GTCACAAACCCCTCATTCTTGTTGTGATGCACCACATGCATTCTCCAACAAGTGTTGCAGGCCCAAAAACAAGATCTAACATTGACCTTGGGGTTAATGTTTTCTTTCACGAGACTGTGAATGGTCTGCTGAAATGCCCACAAAATGATGACGCCATAACTGAGATAAAAACAAAGCTACTTGAATGCAGCACAAAAAGAAGTTGCACAAACTAA